One genomic window of Streptomyces sp. NBC_01498 includes the following:
- a CDS encoding ThuA domain-containing protein produces the protein MPRRRHRSKSLLALVAGALIAGTISAIPASAHPDDPHPADGAFQQVALAKGADEVGEPMSLAVLPDRQVLHTSRDGTLRITNAAGDTKVAGKLDVYTHDEEGLQGVGIDPGFAENRAIYLYYSPVLDTPAGDAPETGTAADFAAFDGYNRLSRFTLNEDGTLDKASEKKVLDIETNRGLCCHVGGDIAFDADGNLYLSTGDDSNPFASDGYTPIDERSNRNPAFDARRSSGNTNDLRGKVLRIKVAEDGSYTVPEGNLFAPGTAKTRPEIYGMGFRNPFRINVDQKTGIVYVGEYGPDAGSASDARGPAGQVEFARMTEAGNFGWPFCTGNNDAYRDYDFATGVSGPAFDCAAPKNDSPHNTGLTDLPPAQAAWIPYNGSNVPEFGDGSESPMGGPVYNFDPELDSAAKFPAEYDGDFFAGEFGREWIKRIEKEDDGTVTAIHDFPWTGTQVMDMEFGPDGALYVLDYGRAWFGGDENSAVYRIENIADGRAPVAVAAANKTSGKAPLRVTFSSAGTVDGDGDEITYAWDFGDGGTSTEPNPSYAYKKNGTYTATLTATDPKGHTGSASVRVVVGNTAPKVTLTVPADGALFKFGDTLPFKVTVTDPEDGPIDCAKVTVNYILGHDSHGHPITSAKGCEGTITAPADGEHDPNADIFGVLDAEYTDGGGGGQAALTTHDQVQLQPRHRQAEHFTGQSGIKTYDKAPANGGKTVGDISNDDWISFKPYNLTGSKTLTARISSGGSGGFLEVRTGSATGTLLGSAPIPVTGGWETFQDIDVPLRSVPKTTTELFLVFKGGQGDLYDLDDFEISDKAVGKTEKRVLVFSKTAGFRHDAIPAGIAALKELGASSNITVDATETAAQFTTNNLARYDAVVFLSTTGDVLNPEQQKAFEYYISTGGAYMGVHAASDTEYDWAYYGKLVGAYFSGHPQIQQATVRVEDHDHPSTGHLADEWQRTDEWYNYRDNPRSDVRVLATLDETTYQGGTMKGDHPIAWCQSYEGGRSFYTGGGHTKESYTEAAFREHLLGGLRYAAGQVKSDCKPNTGYRDLFNGKTLNGWKQAGPGKFNVGGGELHTEGGMGMLWYQAKQLGSYSLKMDWKMDGDDNSGVFIGFPASDDPWSAVNNGYEIQIDATDAADRTTGSVYTFKSANIKARDQVLRPPGQWNSYEIKVQGERVQVILNGVKINDFTNTDPARSLKDGYIGIQNHGADDQVAFRNIQLKELAS, from the coding sequence GTGCCCAGAAGACGTCATAGATCCAAATCCCTCCTCGCACTCGTGGCCGGCGCTCTGATCGCCGGCACCATCTCCGCCATCCCGGCCAGCGCCCACCCGGACGACCCGCACCCGGCGGACGGCGCCTTCCAGCAGGTCGCCCTCGCCAAGGGCGCCGACGAGGTGGGCGAGCCCATGTCGCTCGCCGTGCTGCCGGACCGTCAGGTCCTGCACACCTCGCGCGACGGCACGCTCCGCATCACCAACGCCGCCGGCGACACCAAGGTCGCGGGCAAGCTCGACGTGTACACGCACGACGAGGAAGGTCTCCAAGGCGTCGGTATCGACCCCGGCTTCGCCGAGAACCGCGCGATCTACCTCTACTACTCCCCGGTGCTCGACACCCCCGCCGGTGACGCACCCGAGACGGGCACGGCTGCCGACTTCGCCGCCTTCGACGGGTACAACCGGCTCTCCCGCTTCACGCTGAACGAGGACGGCACCCTCGACAAGGCCAGCGAGAAGAAGGTCCTCGACATCGAGACCAACCGCGGTCTGTGCTGTCACGTCGGCGGCGACATCGCCTTCGACGCGGACGGCAACCTCTACCTGTCGACGGGTGACGACTCCAACCCCTTCGCTTCCGACGGCTACACGCCGATCGACGAACGCTCGAACCGCAACCCGGCCTTCGACGCCCGTCGTTCCTCCGGCAACACCAACGACCTGCGCGGCAAGGTCCTGCGGATCAAGGTCGCCGAGGACGGTTCGTACACCGTCCCCGAGGGCAACCTCTTCGCCCCCGGCACCGCCAAGACCCGCCCCGAGATCTACGGCATGGGTTTCCGCAACCCCTTCCGTATCAACGTGGACCAGAAGACCGGCATCGTCTACGTCGGTGAGTACGGCCCCGACGCCGGCTCGGCGTCCGACGCCCGCGGCCCCGCCGGCCAGGTCGAGTTCGCCCGCATGACGGAAGCCGGCAACTTCGGCTGGCCCTTCTGCACCGGGAACAACGACGCCTACCGCGACTACGACTTCGCGACCGGCGTCTCCGGCCCGGCCTTCGACTGCGCGGCGCCCAAGAACGACTCGCCGCACAACACCGGTCTCACCGACCTCCCGCCGGCCCAGGCCGCCTGGATCCCCTACAACGGCAGCAACGTCCCGGAGTTCGGCGACGGCTCCGAGTCCCCGATGGGCGGCCCGGTCTACAACTTCGACCCGGAGCTGGACTCCGCGGCGAAGTTCCCCGCGGAGTACGACGGCGACTTCTTCGCCGGCGAGTTCGGCCGTGAGTGGATCAAGCGCATCGAGAAGGAGGACGACGGCACCGTCACCGCCATCCACGACTTCCCGTGGACCGGCACCCAGGTCATGGACATGGAGTTCGGCCCCGACGGCGCCCTCTACGTCCTGGACTACGGCCGCGCCTGGTTCGGCGGCGACGAGAACTCGGCCGTCTACCGGATCGAGAACATAGCCGACGGCCGGGCCCCGGTCGCCGTGGCCGCCGCCAACAAGACCTCCGGCAAGGCGCCGCTGCGGGTCACCTTCTCCTCCGCGGGCACCGTGGACGGGGACGGCGACGAGATCACCTACGCCTGGGACTTCGGTGACGGCGGCACGTCCACCGAGCCCAACCCCTCCTACGCGTACAAGAAGAACGGCACCTACACCGCGACGCTGACCGCCACCGACCCCAAGGGGCACACCGGCAGCGCCTCCGTCCGGGTCGTGGTCGGCAACACCGCGCCCAAGGTGACGCTCACCGTGCCCGCCGACGGCGCCCTCTTCAAGTTCGGCGACACGCTGCCCTTCAAGGTCACCGTCACCGACCCCGAAGACGGTCCGATCGACTGCGCCAAGGTCACCGTCAACTACATTCTCGGCCATGACAGCCACGGCCACCCGATCACCTCGGCCAAGGGCTGCGAAGGCACCATCACCGCCCCGGCGGACGGCGAGCACGACCCCAACGCCGACATCTTCGGAGTCCTCGACGCCGAGTACACCGACGGCGGAGGCGGCGGCCAGGCCGCGCTCACCACGCACGACCAGGTCCAGCTCCAGCCCCGCCACCGGCAGGCCGAGCACTTCACCGGCCAGTCGGGCATCAAGACGTACGACAAGGCTCCCGCCAACGGCGGCAAGACCGTCGGCGACATCAGCAACGACGACTGGATCTCCTTCAAGCCGTACAACCTGACCGGGTCCAAGACCCTGACCGCCCGGATCTCCTCCGGCGGCTCGGGCGGATTCCTCGAAGTACGTACGGGCTCCGCGACCGGCACCCTCCTCGGCTCCGCGCCGATCCCGGTGACCGGTGGCTGGGAGACCTTCCAGGACATCGACGTACCGCTGCGCTCGGTGCCCAAGACCACCACGGAGCTGTTCCTCGTCTTCAAGGGCGGCCAGGGCGACCTGTACGACCTCGACGACTTCGAGATCAGCGACAAGGCCGTCGGCAAGACCGAGAAGCGGGTCCTCGTCTTCTCCAAGACCGCCGGCTTCCGCCACGACGCCATCCCGGCGGGCATCGCGGCCCTGAAGGAACTGGGCGCGAGCAGCAACATCACCGTCGACGCCACCGAGACCGCGGCGCAGTTCACCACCAACAACCTCGCCCGGTACGACGCGGTGGTCTTCCTCTCCACCACCGGTGACGTCCTCAACCCCGAGCAGCAGAAGGCGTTCGAGTACTACATCTCCACCGGCGGCGCCTACATGGGCGTCCACGCCGCCTCGGACACCGAGTACGACTGGGCCTACTACGGCAAGCTGGTCGGCGCGTACTTCTCCGGCCACCCGCAGATCCAGCAGGCCACCGTGCGGGTCGAGGACCACGACCACCCGTCGACCGGCCACCTGGCCGACGAGTGGCAGCGCACCGACGAGTGGTACAACTACCGCGACAACCCCCGCTCCGACGTGCGGGTCCTCGCCACCCTGGACGAGACCACCTACCAGGGCGGCACCATGAAGGGCGATCACCCGATCGCCTGGTGCCAGAGCTACGAGGGCGGCCGGTCCTTCTACACCGGAGGCGGCCACACCAAGGAGTCGTACACCGAGGCGGCCTTCCGCGAGCACCTGCTCGGCGGGCTGCGCTACGCCGCCGGCCAGGTCAAGTCCGACTGCAAGCCCAACACCGGCTACCGGGACCTGTTCAACGGCAAGACGCTGAACGGCTGGAAGCAGGCGGGCCCCGGCAAGTTCAACGTGGGCGGCGGCGAGCTGCACACCGAGGGCGGCATGGGCATGCTCTGGTACCAGGCCAAGCAGCTGGGCTCGTACTCCCTGAAGATGGACTGGAAGATGGACGGGGACGACAACTCCGGTGTCTTCATCGGCTTCCCGGCCTCCGACGACCCCTGGTCGGCCGTCAACAACGGCTATGAGATCCAGATCGACGCCACCGACGCGGCCGACCGCACCACCGGCTCCGTCTACACCTTCAAATCGGCCAACATCAAGGCCAGGGACCAGGTCCTGCGGCCCCCCGGCCAGTGGAACAGCTACGAGATCAAGGTCCAGGGTGAGCGGGTCCAGGTCATCCTGAACGGAGTCAAGATCAACGACTTCACCAACACCGACCCGGCACGCAGCCTGAAGGACGGCTACATCGGCATCCAGAACCACGGTGCCGACGACCAGGTCGCGTTCCGCAACATCCAACTGAAGGAACTGGCCTCCTAG
- a CDS encoding Gfo/Idh/MocA family protein, translated as MTSREASEKEAGAPPPLGIGMIGYSFMGAAHSQGWRTAGHVFDLPMRPRLAAICGRDETAVAAAAGKLGWAAAETDWRALIARDDVQLVDICTPGDSHAEIAIAALEAGKHVLCEKPLANSVAEAEAMVRAAEAARTRGQLAMVGFNYRRVPAIAYARRLVEEGRLGALRHVRVTYLQDWLVDPGFPLTWRLKREHAGSGALGDLGAHIVDLAQFLTGEPLVGVSAMTETFVRERPLLSGASAGLSATGGAETGPVTVDDAALFTGRFASGALASFEATRMASGRKNALRLEINGERGSLAFDLERLNELSFHDQSEPAVTAGFRRILVTESEHPYLDAWWPPGHGLGYEHTFVHQAKDLVEAIAAGTDPRPSFADGLQVQRVLAAVEDSAEKNAIYTPVPAPSGTES; from the coding sequence ATGACCAGCAGGGAAGCGTCGGAGAAGGAAGCCGGCGCACCGCCGCCACTCGGTATCGGCATGATCGGATACTCGTTCATGGGTGCCGCCCACTCACAGGGCTGGCGCACGGCGGGACATGTCTTCGATCTGCCGATGCGGCCGCGTCTCGCCGCGATCTGCGGGCGGGACGAGACCGCCGTCGCCGCGGCGGCCGGGAAACTCGGCTGGGCCGCCGCCGAGACCGACTGGCGGGCCCTCATCGCACGTGACGACGTGCAGCTGGTCGACATCTGCACGCCGGGGGACAGCCACGCGGAGATAGCGATCGCCGCGCTGGAAGCGGGCAAGCACGTGCTGTGCGAGAAGCCGCTGGCCAACTCGGTCGCCGAGGCCGAGGCCATGGTCCGGGCCGCCGAGGCGGCCCGGACCCGGGGCCAACTGGCCATGGTGGGCTTCAACTACCGGCGGGTGCCCGCGATCGCGTACGCCCGCAGGCTGGTCGAGGAGGGGAGGCTCGGCGCGCTGCGGCACGTCCGGGTCACCTACCTCCAGGACTGGCTGGTCGACCCCGGGTTCCCCCTCACCTGGCGGCTCAAGCGGGAGCACGCCGGGTCGGGGGCGCTCGGCGACCTGGGCGCGCACATCGTGGACCTCGCGCAGTTCCTGACGGGGGAGCCACTGGTCGGGGTCTCGGCGATGACCGAGACCTTCGTCCGGGAACGGCCGCTGCTGTCCGGCGCTTCGGCGGGCCTCTCGGCGACCGGCGGGGCCGAGACCGGCCCCGTCACGGTGGACGACGCCGCGCTGTTCACCGGACGGTTCGCCTCGGGGGCGCTGGCGTCCTTCGAGGCCACCCGGATGGCATCCGGCCGCAAGAACGCGCTGCGGCTGGAGATCAACGGCGAGCGCGGTTCGCTCGCCTTCGACCTGGAGCGGCTCAACGAGCTGTCGTTCCACGACCAGTCGGAGCCCGCGGTGACCGCCGGCTTCCGGCGGATCCTGGTCACCGAGTCGGAACACCCGTACCTGGACGCGTGGTGGCCGCCGGGCCACGGGCTCGGCTACGAGCACACGTTCGTGCACCAGGCCAAGGATCTGGTCGAGGCGATCGCCGCCGGGACCGACCCGAGGCCGTCCTTCGCCGACGGTCTCCAGGTGCAGCGGGTCCTCGCCGCCGTGGAGGACAGCGCGGAGAAGAACGCCATCTACACACCCGTGCCGGCCCCGTCCGGAACCGAGTCCTAG
- a CDS encoding substrate-binding domain-containing protein: protein MPETSRRNLLFGTAAISAGAFLTGCTSNEKDEPKAADTQPVADDKPGKPVTIGFAGPQADHGWLNAINDNARAQAKKYSDVTLDITEGSNDTAAQIGQIDALINKKVDVLVILPADGKALTQAGLKAMRAGIPVINLDRIFADPQAFRCYVGGDNYGMGVNAGNYIGEKLKDKPNATVIELSGPDSLELTKQRTQGFDDALKNYPNIKKVARQAADFTVESGQAKMAQLLQAQSKFDALWNHDDDQGVGALRAIDQAGRDDFLMVGGAGAKSAMDAIKADNSVLKATVLYPPIMASSAIDLARALGQGKGVSGMAGLEIPAQVTLFSAVVDKNNIDEYLPQGFS from the coding sequence ATGCCAGAGACGAGCCGCAGAAACCTGTTGTTCGGCACCGCCGCGATCTCCGCGGGTGCCTTCCTCACCGGCTGCACCAGCAACGAGAAGGACGAGCCCAAGGCGGCCGACACCCAGCCCGTCGCCGACGACAAGCCCGGCAAGCCCGTCACCATCGGCTTCGCCGGCCCCCAGGCCGACCACGGCTGGCTGAACGCCATCAACGACAACGCCCGTGCCCAGGCGAAGAAGTACTCGGACGTCACGCTCGACATCACCGAGGGCTCGAACGACACCGCCGCCCAGATCGGCCAGATCGACGCGCTGATCAACAAGAAGGTCGACGTCCTGGTGATCCTGCCGGCCGACGGCAAGGCCCTCACCCAGGCCGGTCTCAAGGCGATGCGCGCGGGCATCCCCGTCATCAACCTGGACCGCATCTTCGCCGACCCGCAGGCCTTCCGCTGCTACGTCGGCGGCGACAACTACGGCATGGGCGTCAACGCGGGCAACTACATCGGCGAGAAGCTGAAGGACAAGCCCAACGCCACGGTCATCGAACTGTCGGGCCCCGACAGCCTGGAGCTGACCAAGCAGCGCACCCAGGGCTTCGACGACGCGCTGAAGAACTACCCGAACATCAAGAAGGTCGCCCGCCAGGCGGCCGACTTCACCGTCGAGTCCGGCCAGGCCAAGATGGCGCAGCTGCTCCAGGCCCAGTCGAAGTTCGACGCCCTGTGGAACCACGACGACGACCAGGGTGTCGGCGCGCTCCGCGCGATCGACCAGGCGGGCCGTGACGACTTCCTGATGGTCGGCGGCGCGGGCGCCAAGTCGGCGATGGACGCCATCAAGGCCGACAACAGCGTCCTGAAGGCGACCGTGCTGTACCCGCCGATCATGGCCTCGTCGGCGATCGACCTCGCCCGCGCGCTGGGCCAGGGCAAGGGCGTCAGCGGGATGGCCGGACTGGAGATCCCGGCCCAGGTGACCCTGTTCTCCGCGGTTGTCGACAAGAACAACATCGACGAGTACCTGCCGCAGGGATTCAGCTGA
- a CDS encoding inositol-3-phosphate synthase — MTTNDSTAGRTGVWFVGARGSVATTAVAGCAAVNAGLHPATGMLAETPPFAESGLPALSALVFGGHDTASCPLPKRAEALTAAGVLPHGLPNAVAADLEAADAEIRLGGPMPGDNRDDDELIAAFADDITAFVRRTGVDRAVVVNVSSTEPEPAADDPRLPASSLYAAAALKAGCSYVNFTPSTGLRSAALADAVEASGLPHAGRDGKTGQTLLRSVLAPMFVQRALHVRAWSGTNLLGGGDGAALADPAAAAAKNAGKERVLADTLGIAPEGEVHIDDVPALGEWKTAWDHIAFDGFLGSRMILQTIWQGCDSALAAPLVLDLARLVSRAHEAGLSGPLPELGFYFKDPDGGPAALAEQFDALLAFADRLKESK; from the coding sequence GTGACCACCAACGATTCGACTGCAGGACGTACCGGAGTCTGGTTCGTCGGAGCACGCGGCTCCGTCGCCACCACCGCCGTCGCGGGATGCGCGGCCGTCAACGCCGGGCTCCACCCCGCGACCGGCATGCTCGCCGAGACCCCGCCCTTCGCGGAGTCCGGACTCCCGGCCCTGTCCGCACTGGTCTTCGGCGGCCACGACACCGCGAGCTGCCCCCTGCCCAAGCGGGCCGAGGCACTCACCGCGGCCGGCGTCCTGCCGCACGGCCTGCCCAACGCCGTCGCCGCCGACCTCGAAGCCGCCGACGCCGAGATCCGCCTCGGCGGACCGATGCCCGGCGACAACCGCGACGACGACGAACTGATCGCCGCCTTCGCCGACGACATCACCGCCTTCGTCCGCCGCACCGGCGTCGACCGCGCGGTCGTCGTCAACGTCTCCTCCACCGAGCCCGAGCCCGCCGCGGACGACCCCCGGCTGCCGGCCAGCTCCCTCTACGCGGCAGCCGCCCTCAAGGCCGGCTGCTCCTACGTGAACTTCACCCCGTCGACCGGGCTGCGCAGCGCGGCCCTCGCGGACGCCGTCGAGGCGAGCGGACTTCCCCACGCGGGCCGTGACGGCAAGACAGGCCAGACGCTGCTCCGTTCCGTGCTCGCCCCGATGTTCGTCCAGCGCGCCCTGCACGTACGCGCCTGGTCGGGCACCAACCTGCTGGGCGGCGGGGACGGAGCGGCGCTGGCCGACCCGGCGGCGGCCGCCGCCAAGAACGCCGGCAAGGAACGCGTCCTCGCCGACACCCTCGGGATCGCCCCGGAGGGCGAGGTGCACATCGACGACGTGCCCGCCCTCGGCGAGTGGAAGACCGCCTGGGACCACATCGCCTTCGACGGGTTCCTCGGCTCCCGCATGATCCTCCAGACCATCTGGCAGGGCTGCGACTCGGCGCTCGCCGCGCCCCTCGTCCTGGACCTGGCCCGCCTCGTCTCCCGTGCCCACGAGGCCGGACTGAGTGGCCCGCTCCCCGAGCTGGGCTTCTACTTCAAGGACCCGGACGGCGGCCCCGCCGCCCTGGCGGAGCAGTTCGACGCGCTCCTCGCCTTCGCCGACCGCCTGAAGGAGAGCAAGTGA
- a CDS encoding sugar phosphate isomerase/epimerase family protein, producing the protein MPRPFTLFTGQWADLPLEEVCRLARDFGYDGLELACWGDHFEVDKALADPGYLESRHQLLDKYGLKCWAISNHLVSQAVCDSIIDERHQGILPGRIWGDGEPEGVRQRAAAEIKDTARAAAAFGVNTVIGFTGSSIWHLLAMFPPVPPAMIERGYEDFAERFNPILDVFDTEGVRYAHEVHPGEIAYDYWTTKRALEAVDHRPAFGLNFDPSHFVWQDLDPTGFLYDFKDRIYHVDCKEARKRLDGRNGRLGSHLPWGDPRRGWDFVSAGHGDVPWEDVFRMLGAINYEGPISVEWEDAGMDRLAGAPEALADLKRFDFDRPTASFDAAFGGGE; encoded by the coding sequence ATGCCACGCCCGTTCACGCTGTTCACCGGTCAGTGGGCCGATCTGCCCCTGGAAGAGGTCTGCCGGCTCGCCCGTGACTTCGGTTACGACGGTCTGGAACTGGCCTGCTGGGGCGACCACTTCGAGGTCGACAAGGCACTCGCCGACCCGGGCTATCTGGAGAGCCGCCACCAGCTGCTCGACAAGTACGGCCTCAAGTGCTGGGCGATCTCGAACCACTTGGTCAGCCAGGCCGTCTGCGACAGCATCATCGACGAGCGCCACCAGGGCATCCTGCCCGGCCGCATCTGGGGCGACGGCGAGCCCGAGGGCGTACGGCAGCGGGCCGCCGCCGAGATCAAGGACACCGCCCGCGCCGCCGCCGCCTTCGGCGTCAACACCGTCATCGGCTTCACCGGTTCGTCCATCTGGCATCTGCTGGCGATGTTCCCGCCGGTGCCGCCCGCCATGATCGAGCGCGGCTACGAGGACTTCGCGGAGCGGTTCAACCCGATCCTCGACGTCTTCGACACCGAAGGGGTGCGCTACGCCCACGAGGTGCACCCGGGCGAGATCGCGTACGACTACTGGACGACGAAGCGCGCGCTCGAAGCGGTCGACCACCGGCCCGCGTTCGGGCTGAACTTCGACCCGAGCCACTTCGTCTGGCAGGACCTGGACCCGACCGGCTTCCTGTACGACTTCAAGGACCGGATCTACCACGTCGACTGCAAGGAGGCGCGCAAGCGTCTCGACGGCCGCAACGGCCGGCTGGGTTCGCACCTGCCCTGGGGCGACCCGCGGCGCGGCTGGGACTTCGTCTCCGCCGGGCACGGTGACGTGCCGTGGGAGGACGTCTTCCGCATGCTGGGGGCCATCAACTACGAGGGCCCGATCTCGGTCGAGTGGGAGGACGCCGGGATGGACCGGCTGGCCGGCGCGCCCGAGGCCCTGGCGGACCTGAAGCGGTTCGACTTCGACCGTCCCACCGCGTCCTTCGACGCGGCGTTCGGCGGCGGGGAGTAG
- a CDS encoding UbiA family prenyltransferase has protein sequence MTLRAWAELLRVSALFTVPGDALAGAASAGVRPNRGTALAVGASLCLYEAGMALNDWADREEDARERPHRPIPSGRISPNAALTAAGGLTAAGLFLASRAGRPALALTGALTVAVWAYDLKLKHTAAGPVAMGAARALDVLLGAAATTTAASRAASAGTRETGPARNPASRPLPRTGGAPDRTAAGPAPGSTRPESSATRWAAPVLKLLGRSPQPPAPTGAPTGLSGRLPAWAGGSSAQARTAVCGPTEPLASRPAGPAHGTGSTPCPPPFRTDAAPSPAGLSAWTEACAQVGRAVAATGLPAPGAPELLDCAGPAGAPARPADRSSGLLALLSAWADASSPNGRSAPLGPAEPLASHRAGPGRHGRTVHAAARPGDPAVTGAGLPALLSAWAAGLSADRRAGPPPGRLPSALPAWFPGSSHRTPAAAAGPLARLLAGLHRTHTAGRAVPPAPGTGPWEALTALAAGSAAHAAHAARRSAARPGGTLPAAGGTRRALVPAALLGAHTVAVTAVSRREVYGGSTAAPLAALALTGVLGGLVGRPRTADAAALVTAGLAAVYVTTAGRPYLHAALNPSPQLTQRSVGGGIRAMIPFQAALAARGGAPGLGLAVIGLVPLARKFAKKVSVT, from the coding sequence GTGACCTTGCGCGCCTGGGCCGAACTCCTGCGGGTCTCCGCGCTGTTCACCGTGCCGGGCGACGCCCTGGCCGGCGCGGCGTCCGCCGGGGTCCGGCCCAATCGCGGCACCGCGCTCGCCGTCGGCGCCTCCCTGTGCCTGTACGAGGCGGGGATGGCGCTCAACGACTGGGCCGACCGCGAGGAGGACGCCCGGGAGCGCCCGCACCGCCCGATCCCCTCGGGCCGTATCAGCCCGAACGCGGCGCTCACGGCGGCGGGCGGCCTCACGGCCGCCGGCCTCTTCCTCGCGTCCCGCGCCGGGCGCCCCGCCCTGGCCCTGACCGGCGCCCTGACGGTCGCGGTCTGGGCGTACGACCTCAAGCTCAAGCACACGGCGGCGGGCCCGGTGGCGATGGGCGCCGCCCGCGCGCTGGACGTACTCCTGGGCGCCGCCGCGACGACGACGGCGGCCTCCCGCGCCGCGTCCGCCGGGACCCGGGAGACCGGTCCGGCGCGGAACCCGGCGTCCCGCCCGCTGCCCCGGACCGGCGGTGCGCCGGACCGTACGGCGGCGGGTCCGGCACCGGGGAGCACCCGGCCGGAATCTTCGGCGACCCGGTGGGCCGCCCCCGTGCTCAAGCTGCTCGGCCGCTCCCCGCAGCCGCCGGCCCCGACGGGGGCCCCCACCGGTCTGTCCGGCCGGCTGCCGGCCTGGGCGGGCGGATCGTCCGCCCAGGCACGCACGGCGGTCTGCGGACCGACCGAGCCGCTGGCCTCACGGCCCGCCGGCCCCGCGCACGGGACCGGCTCCACCCCGTGCCCGCCCCCGTTCCGCACGGACGCCGCGCCGTCCCCCGCCGGGCTGTCGGCCTGGACCGAGGCGTGCGCGCAGGTCGGCCGGGCGGTCGCGGCCACCGGCCTCCCGGCGCCCGGCGCCCCGGAACTCCTCGACTGTGCCGGTCCGGCCGGTGCCCCCGCCCGTCCGGCCGACCGGTCGTCCGGGCTGCTCGCCCTGCTGTCGGCCTGGGCCGACGCCTCGTCCCCCAACGGCCGTTCCGCGCCGCTCGGTCCGGCGGAGCCGCTGGCCTCCCACCGCGCCGGTCCGGGACGCCACGGCCGTACGGTGCACGCCGCCGCGCGGCCGGGCGACCCGGCCGTCACCGGGGCCGGACTGCCGGCCCTGCTGTCCGCCTGGGCCGCCGGTCTGTCGGCCGACCGCCGTGCGGGGCCCCCGCCCGGCCGCCTCCCGTCGGCGCTCCCCGCGTGGTTCCCCGGTTCCTCGCACCGGACCCCGGCCGCGGCGGCGGGACCGCTCGCCCGACTGCTCGCCGGGCTCCACCGGACGCACACCGCGGGCCGCGCGGTCCCGCCCGCCCCGGGAACCGGCCCGTGGGAGGCACTGACCGCCCTCGCCGCCGGTTCGGCCGCCCACGCGGCCCACGCGGCCCGCCGGTCCGCCGCACGGCCCGGCGGCACGCTCCCGGCGGCCGGGGGCACCCGCCGCGCCCTCGTCCCCGCAGCCCTCCTCGGCGCGCACACCGTCGCCGTCACCGCCGTCTCCCGGCGCGAGGTGTACGGCGGGTCCACCGCCGCCCCGCTCGCCGCGCTCGCCCTCACCGGGGTCCTCGGCGGGCTCGTCGGGCGCCCCCGTACGGCGGACGCCGCCGCGCTGGTGACCGCCGGCCTCGCCGCCGTGTACGTCACCACCGCCGGACGGCCCTACCTGCACGCCGCCCTCAACCCGTCCCCGCAGCTCACCCAGCGCTCCGTCGGCGGCGGAATCCGGGCCATGATCCCGTTCCAGGCCGCCCTCGCCGCGCGCGGCGGCGCCCCCGGGCTCGGCCTCGCCGTCATCGGACTCGTCCCGCTGGCCAGGAAGTTCGCGAAAAAGGTGAGTGTGACATGA